The Lycium ferocissimum isolate CSIRO_LF1 unplaced genomic scaffold, AGI_CSIRO_Lferr_CH_V1 ctg13508, whole genome shotgun sequence DNA window ggtggttttagaaaaaaatagcacactcagacataagccaAGGCCATAGCGCGCCCAGACGTAAGGGCGAGGTCATAGCACACTCAGTGATCAGCTGAGGCCATGGCTCGCTCAGATACAAAccaaggccatagcacacttaggcataagccgaggccatCACACCCCAtttggagtggttttgaaaagtttaaataataaaatctcgcaccccatcggagtggttttcttttaaaagaaaatcaattttatgtttctttgtacaaaactagttctttaaagatcattagtgaaccacaaacgtGTTTCAAGAGAATCTGAGTTAGCATAAAAAGACTAGCAACCATGTGTACATGCAAGGTAGTGAGAACTAAATGCCTTTCAAATATCGTCatgaaaacaagtcaaacggaGCAACACAGAAGTCTcgggactgtgggcccacctcgggtcaagtcgaggcggcgaacatgaattacaaagattaggctccctaaagccatccataaaggTTCCGGAGCGATTTAGATACATCGGTAaccgttacaaaggtttaagcattcttttgacCAAAGATAAGGATTTTAGTTCAAATGCGTTGAATGAATAGtgtgcaaaatcaaactcggatttccaagagcagaactATTCCCGAGGTGCCGATCttcacctagtatgactaggacatgccaaaggaaggaaaggtaggctttacataccttattcacGCCTCACGCTCGTCTGAGCTCCACTCCcgtttctaccaaaatctacaattggtcatagttaccaaatgtgagttacaagcttttaagaactcaagtttaaATCCAtgtttgcctaccgaaatttcggcagcatttcccctataaattcaacatccccgggAGTTAacccggccataatatcaacaacatccacaacaataccaacaacacaaTAATAGTCACTACaaatcataatatacacaacTAATCTTCTTTCCACCATATTGTTATAGctttcattccgacttcacCTTTCCGACTTCATGTCGacattctcatatttatttactaatccacaaccattcaaatacaattcggaaacacttcatatcatttctacaaaatattcgcaACATATACCACATATGCAAACTTTCCAACAAGGCCATAAtgcatccaaaacttttaatctttaacatgcatattcatagcatgtttccatcttccaatttcatcaacaaccatcataattgcatcttaacaatttcatttccatgctaacataaaactagaataaaatcatataattccctacaacaacctaacaatggatttttcatgccaacttaaaccattcttctttcatttactccacaagaacacaacaacacaattaatacactaaaCGAATTCAATCCATCTCCCTTCACTTATAGCACCCCACggccataacacacacacacacacacggcttgcataccacacacaacaattccataatttcatgcaactctaatcactataacacatatactcattccataacacaaaacatggaattcttacctttttcttcaaattcccaCTTGTCGCAAACGTGGTTTTCTCgcttaaccaattataccacgtcgaggAGTGTCTTgaacttgtcaagaattcaagaaggaaaagatttttggatcaaagttaaaggcttggaaatttttttctcttctttttttttttggccgaaAGGGGTGGTTTGGTTGCTCTCCaagttcttctttctttttcttgaaaattctaggaatTATGGAGAATGATATGGTGGCCTCCTtatttaatcacatggatttTAATTCCATGTGGGCCTTGGGCCACatggccttggccggccacccccttgatattgggcctcattttctcttatttttctctagcccaattcatcatggatcctattttaaaattccccgggactaatttccaaaattccaagcttgcccttaggccttgtccgatgttctcgtgtcaatattttccaatataacaacatacacaccaaataaaatcaatgcatggccttattcttacaaatcacaattatgtccaaatttctcgaatgtgcaaaaacacgggatataacatcctccccccctttaaaacattcgtcctcgaatgttagatgaACCTTATAAGGTCTTATAAATAAAGCGGGGAAGTTTATTTTTGTGGGTagcacatataaatcatttgcCAATCAATATAATGAATTCACTAACGTAGATTACCTGGTGGTGTATCCTGTCGAGCCTCTGGATCCGGTCTTCCCCCTAGCGCGTAGATACGATGTGGCCCCGTACTGGTATTAGGGgctctacctccgcccctacctcgaCCGGAGGAAGCCTGAGGTCCTGTCTCGGGGGCTCTCACCGAAGGTGACGACGCTGCTGCCGAGTTTCCAAGAGCAGTATGGCCCACTCCTTGCGGACAGTCTCTAGCATAATgcgtcggatcaccacaagtataacacacgcCACGCCGACATCGCCCTACGTGGCGTCTCCCACAAGTCGCACATTGGGGAGGGGGCATCACCTCCTGCCCTGACCCCGCCTGCTGCTGGGAGCCCGACGCATAAGAAAAATTTTGTCTTTGTCTAGGAAAAGCCTCCCTACCCCGCTGAGATCCTTGAAACTGCGAGGATGCGCTAGACTGGGGTCTGCTTTCTCTGGTGGAACCTTTATTCTGACCCTCCgacctggccctcttgggctgaccACTACTCTGCCCCGAGGTAGCCTCTCGCTGACGCTTCCGATCTTCTGACCCCTGGGCATAAGCTTGAACACGAGCTATATCCATACCCGGCTGCATGGCAACTGCCATACAAGCCTCCTGTAACTCCGGCTCTAATCCCCTTACGTAGTGGTGGATTCTATCCTCCATATCCTGCACAATAGAAGGGGCATATCTAGCTAAAGAGTCAAACTCCACACTATACTCTCTAACGGACATGCTACCCCGCGAGGGGAAGGAACCGGTCAACTCTTGCCCGCCTCGGTCGGGTGGCATATAATGGCGTAAGAAGGCATCCGAGAATTCTGCCAGAGTCGGCGGAGGGCATCCCTCCCTCTGGATAACTTCCATGACTGAAACCAATTAATTGCTATACCCTGTAGCCTATAGGCGGCTAGCTCAACAGACTCCGTAGCCGACGCCCTCATTATATCCAAAGTACGCTGCATACCATctataaactcctggggatcaGCATTTGGGTCCGTGCCTTTGAATTCTGGGGGATTTAGGGTAAGAAAATCTCGGGCCCGGCACTAGCGGCTCTATCCGGTATTCATGGCCCCTACCCCGTTGCCCAACCCGAGTAGTAAGTATACGGGTTAACAAGCGTATAGCATCCTTCATCTCTCTTATTTCCTGATTCTCATCCGGTGCGAGCCGGGAGGCGCCGAGTCTTTGGGCCGGAGCCGGGGCCGGCCGCCCGCTCGAGCCCCTCCGAAGATGGAGAAGTAGGAGAACCACGGGACCGAATGCGTATCCTGCGAGTCCGAGCTCGTAGACTCCGGGGGCTTGGCTACTGCCTCGTCCACAACGGCCTTGCCTCCGAGCCGCCGTCGCTTTACCCTTCCtaggcattactgaaatcatacaGATTATTAGATTAGGGACTTTACTTACGACACAGCTCTATCTGCACGATCTtcaccatgaaagaaagaataacaccctattaatgtctcgtagcttcctgtttatagatgtggtgcacaacacaccgataaacaagactctactagacaccgtCTGTGCGAACATGCCGAGGACCGAATcgcgctcgataccacttttgtcacgacccaacctagggccgtGACAAGTGACCGGCTTACTACATTAGAGGACTCAACATTTGCTACTTACACTCGAACATGGCGAtcgatagatttttttttttttgaaattctagataaaatactaaagtcgATACATAACTTAAAGCGTCTTAAAAAGTActgacatatatacacatacataaatatatacatgacgTAGGACAAGGCGGGCCGAAGAGGCTACCGCTACTTCTGTACAATAACATAGTGACTGACAAAACCCAACAGTACCCATAACacccacgctgttcgcagacgTCTAAAAGTACGATTTacagaatatatacacaaaattataccaaaataggaacagcctccggaacaagtggagttgTCCGACTTCTGCTGCCGGATTCCCCCTAAGTAGCCGGATCGCCGAGTCGCGTccccgtactgcgggcatgaaacgcagcccccgaagaaagggggtcagtacggaatatgtactgaatatgtaaagcgaggatagataataaccaccgcgcaatttagGAAGGAAGAAGTCATAACTAACCCAAAACAAGCTTTAATTAAATAATCGCAACCCAGCTAACGTTTTCAAagtaagtaatgtaatctagGACTCCTCTTTCAAAGGAGTAATACaatacatcacacgcgccgcttccggcgAAATAATGATATCAGCAATGGCcccttccggctcaatatccacagtggccccttcgggcattgccgcttccggcataatatcAACAGTGGCCcccggcattgccgcttccggcataatagtgatcacggccccttcgggcgtattagtaatgataatgtaaacataaatagtaaacgaaataaaatagtaaaacctcGCGCCCCCTTGCGGGgtggttttagaaaaaatagcacactcagacataagccaAGGCCATAGCGCGCCCAGACGTAAGCTGAGGTCATAGCACACTCAGTGATCAGCTGAGGCCATGGCTCGCTCAGATACAAAccaaggccatagcacacttagGCATAAGGCGAGGCCATCGCACCCcattcggagtggttttgaaaagtttaaataataaaatctcgcacccccttcggagtggttttcttttaaaagaaaatcaattttatgtttctttgtacaaaactagttctttaaagatcattagtgaaccacaaacgtGTTTCAAGAGAATCTGAGTTAGCATAAAAAGACTAGCAACCATGTGTACATGCAAGGTAGTGAGAACTAAATGCCTTTCAAATATCGTCatgaaaacaagtcaaacggaGCAACACAGAAGTCTcgggactgtgggcccacctcgggtcaagtcgaggcggcgaacatgaattacaaagattaggctccctaaagccatccataaaggTTCCGGAGCGATTTAGATACATCGGTAaccgttacaaaggtttaagcattcttttgaccaaagataaggattttagttcaattgcgctgaatgaatagtgtgcaaaatcaaactcggatttccaagagcagaactATTCCCGAGGTGCCGATCttcacctagtatgactaggacatgccaaaggaaggaaaggtaggctttacataccttattcacGTCTCACGCTCGTCTGAGCTCCACTCCcgtttctaccaaaatctacaattggtcatagttaccaaatgtgagttacaagcttttaagaactcaagtttaaATCCAtgtttgcctaccgaaatttcgtgatttcccctataaattcaacatccccgggAGTTAacccggccataatatcaacaacaacatccacaacaataccaacaacacaaTAATAGTCACTACaaatcataatatacacaacTAATCTTCTTTCCACCATATTGTTATAGctttcattccgacttcacctttccaacttcatgtcgacattctcatatttatttactaatccacaaccattcaaatacaattcggaaacacttcatatcatttctacaaaatattcgcaACATATACCACATATGCAAACTTTCCAACAAGACCATAAtgcatccaaaacttttaatctttaacatgcatattcatagcatatttccatcttccaatttcatcaacaaccatcataattgcatcttaacaatttcatttccatgctaacataaaactagaataaaatcatataattccctacaacaacctaacaatggatttttcatgccaacttaaaccattcttctttcatttactccacaagaacacaacaacacaattaatacactaaaCGAATTCAATCCATCTCCCTTCACTTATAGCACCCCACggccatatacacacacacacacacacacggcttgcataccacacacaacaattccataatttcatgcaactctaatcactataacatatatactcattccataacacaaaacatggaattcttaccttttcttcaaattcccaCTTGTCGCAAACGTGGTTTTCTCgcttaaccaattataccacgtcgaggAGTGTCTTgaacttgtcaagaattcaagaaggaaaagatttttggatcaaagttaaaggcttggaaatttttttctcttctttttttttggccgAAAGGGGTGGTTTGGTTGCTCTCCaagttcttctttctttttcttgaaaattctaggaatTATGGAGAATGATATGGTGGCCTCCTtatttaatcacatggatttTAATTCCATGTGGGCCTTGAGCCACATGGCATGGCTTGGACCACCCTTGatattgggcctcattttctcttatttttctctagcccaattcatcatggatcctattttaaaattccccgggactaatttccaaaattccaagcttgcccttaggccttgtccgatgttctcgtgtcaatattttccaatataacaacatacacaccacataaaatcaatgcatggccttattcttacaaatcgcaattatgtccaaatttcccgaatgtgcaaaaacacgggatataacaggcccaatatgattatgagtgtcatgagtatcagcgggttcgctcggccctaggtaagggtcgggtgcccatcacaccctatcggattaagggtgtgacactgaCGGATCACCGAAACGTGTACCTGTacttgcgcggcatgaaacgcagcccctgaagaaagggggtcagtacggaatatgtgcgagtatgcaaagcatgaaatatcaTAAACGAGAATCATAGTCGGATCAAAAGCACgaaaaaataaatgcaatatcgAATATCAAAATAACTTCTTCgagtaaaatgcaaatcatgcataggctcttagaatatggtcgccctccgacattggcgccataacacatcatactccgagaagttttcatatctccgtatccccagtCACATGACACATCATATATACCACGGtgcccggccaagaggggcgcggcgtaccggacacgtcataacaccattatccacggttcccggccaaagggctcggcgaaccggacacgtcatactccggaaatatagcataatgcgcacgataacaaccggccccgggactcggcgaaggaagtaacaatagtgtgcacgagcagagtcgtgagaaactatatgcaattaaaaaaaatattttcaaaaatgtaatggaaaaatcaaaacaagctATCCTTAAAAAGTCGGgacttagtcatgtcaaatacctttcggacgacATTCGGGacgtatcaaatatcttaagCATACCAAGGAACCGTAGGAACCATAGTCATATATATCATTGTGACGGACTCAACAGATGAATAAGTAGGCGACGCTCGAGGGCGAAAATGATAACTAGGTTAAGTCCTTTCAAAAAGTCATCAGGACTATACAAACGAAAATCTCGGGGGCCCCGGATGTGCATCGACCAACccaggcccgcctatgaaagttggtaaCCTCATTCGCATTAAGGTCTTCTACGAACAATtttgaagcgatccgagcctttctgtgaaagttacggatgttcgtagttacagaacctTTTATGACAAAAatctttttatgcaacttttaaaatccaacctcacaaagacataagggccatagtTTAACTAAATTGAATTGCGAaaatcaagaagtgaataagactcatatgcttgctcggatcacaggaatggaatcgcctcgagactcgtaacttatcatagcttaatcgtatctaagacatgccaatgaagaaaaagggtaagccttgcatacctcgtttgctctccaagctaatccaaatttatgtcgtagacttcccaagatctacaatacgtcattaaatatcaaacattagctaaaggcgtttagaaacccgattccaagcgaacaccaaattctacagaaatttgggcagcatttttcccctataaatacaacaacccgagaattcaactcaaattcatcaacaacaataccaacaaccaaactaacaacatcaatagtcaactcaaagcgcattctaacattagtagccctttctacataattcaacaatattcacaatattccattatactcatttcaactacttacatataaaccaatatcaacgttcatacattcgattactaatccgaaaccattcaaacaatattcaagaacactttaaacaattcgcacaatatttccaacaacccaaccaatgtgccaattcacccgaaatcctccccaaacccgaaaacaacactaacatatttccttcttccaaaactcataaactacatcaacaatctatatgttaacaatgtcatcatcctaaatataaaatttacataagagttacattggcttccaaatcagcccacaaccatcacaacttcaaattgattcattaaaatctcattatcaacatagaattcacaacgacaacaactaaaacactaagtagcATTACTTCattccacaacacacaaaatagCCCATTTTCGTAACACCTACATACAcatattccatgatttccatccatttccacccactacaacaacactcaaacatgctaaatacaattaattcaccatttctacacaacacacggccaaacctcaacattcacggctcaactttaacatccatattttcattcatttcattcatttctacttactacaacatccacaaaccattcataacacataaaagagaagattgaaccataccttcttcacccacttcttccactcggctaggatatCACTTTGCAAGAACAAGCGTTTTGTTTGctccaatgactactccacgttgtagaggacctttcaattagtaaagaaactagaagaaaataatttttggtgatcaattcttgaacctcaaatttccatggtcttggccgaataggccttgttattttctctccaacattcttgaaatttccaagtgataaaatgatgaagatgactaataagtcatctttttcactACATATATTAACCTTCCATGCGGCCATGGCCCAcaacccatgtggccggccacatggctcctctttttcttttttttttttgaatttttttaactttctagaattaacttttggcccccaaatgtttccttaatattccataccaataataccTACAAGCAACTCATGCCCTAATATAAAATTgtagttaaaagtctcgacttcatgtctcgaaatagtcttgtccctaactttt harbors:
- the LOC132042129 gene encoding uncharacterized protein LOC132042129 gives rise to the protein MSVREYSVEFDSLARYAPSIVQDMEDRIHHYVRGLEPELQEACMAVAMQPGMDIARVQAYAQGSEDRKRQREATSGQSSGQPKRARSEGQNKGSTRESRPQSSASSQFQGSQRGREAFPRQRQNFSYASGSQQQAGSGQEVMPPPQCATCGRRHVGRCRRGVCYTCGDPTHYARDCPQGVGHTALGNSAAASSPSVRAPETGPQASSGRGRGGGRAPNTSTGPHRIYALGGRPDPEARQDTPPGNLR